One Onychostoma macrolepis isolate SWU-2019 chromosome 10, ASM1243209v1, whole genome shotgun sequence genomic region harbors:
- the LOC131548498 gene encoding C2 domain-containing protein 2 isoform X2, producing MSSMEGVFSWVGDWQWLCMVTLFLASVVTLIIYLVLYFSNEPPVGKTPLSLVHSEEADGILCWVLSLKSWKSQWRRAWFRSLNEEACRSQSGIQLTFEEDGVQSSELAVDQISSFTKTPGQKNVLCQVVGNKLQFSLSALPSSMSSETPLRYSVKIAPLHLQLALQIKEVNEEVEISWGVLHLDSDLQLTPSFIQGDCDSLNEAAVNNRLRQVLSRAQASVTLSSRPAESAEVKEVRNKTSQVTSPPKPPRAHEWKLLVKNIRVTCKQEDGAAGGMNPQCILQLDDPPQKVTSSVLTNTSTPAWDQPFIFELSGRSKELNIQVVDNGKPLENGLLGQVSVPFDLVKKHPKGQQTFSLMTKDQVTGSLTTEFTYLEPSEVRSWQMPTPAPTKRVEMDRTVMPCGTVVTTVTAVRSKPGRPLAPESKSPSKNKLAERRVSEQTSLLGAKVSKALSSSDTELLVLNGTDPVAEAAIRQLHESAKQKLKSPVKKSTIIISGVTKAPLTQDEEMALMAGYAAAMDASMSEASEGTSSEALPSETVEEPSVLEPTESLVGANGTDHVEDWESQAGEDPDADKTSLCISETGSKKGKGSFLHKSAKLFFRRRHQRKEPGMSQSHNDLQYLEHPEAAMMGDREKRTATFRRIINRKLLPRSKSKTNGTVREPPT from the exons ATGTCGTCTATGGAGGGTGTTTTCTCCTGGGTGGGTGACTGGCAGTGGCTCTGCATGGTCACTCTCTTTCTGGCCTCTGTTGTCACTTTGATTATATACTTGGTGCTGTATTTTTCCAACGAACCTCCTGTTGGGAAAACACCTCTCAGTCTTGTGCATTCTGAGGAAGCCGATGGGATCTTATGCTGGGTGCTGTCTCTGAAAAGCTGGAAGAGTCAGTGGAGAAGAGCCTGGTTCAGGAGCCTCAATGAAGAAGCTTGTAGATCACAG AGCGGGATTCAGCTGACATTTGAAGAAGATGGTGTTCAATCATCAGAACTGGCCGTGGACCAGATTTCAAGCTTTACGAAAACGCCCGGTCAAAAA AATGTCCTGTGTCAGGTGGTTGGAAACAAGCTGCAGTTTTCTCTCAGTGCTTTACCAAGCTCGATGTCTTCAGAAACCCCCCTGAGATACAGTGTGAAGATAGCTCCACTTCATCTGCAG CTGGCCTTACAGATAAAAGAGGTGAACGAGGAGGTGGAGATTTCCTGGGGGGTGCTTCACCTGGACTCAGATTTGCAGCTTACGCCAAGTTTTATACAG GGAGATTGTGACAGTCTAAATGAAGCCGCTGTGAACAACAGGCTGAGACAGGTCTTGAGTCGAGCTCAAGCATCTGTAACTCTGAGCAGCCGGCCTGCAGAGTCTGCAGAAGTCAAG GAAGTAAGGAACAAGACCTCGCAGGTGACCTCACCCCCAAAGCCCCCACGAGCTCATGAGTGGAAACTATTAGTGAAGAACATCCGGGTCACATGCAAACAGGAGGATGGTGCTGCAG GCGGCATGAATCCCCAGTGTATCCTTCAGTTGGATGATCCTCCTCAGAAGGTCACCAGTTCAGTCTTGACTAACACATCCACCCCAGCCTGGGACCAGCCCTTCATATT TGAGCTTAGCGGCCGGTCAAAAGAGCTGAACATCCAGGTTGTGGATAACGGCAAACCTCTGGAGA ATGGTTTGTTAGGGCAGGTATCTGTGCCTTTTGATCTAGTGAAGAAACACCCCAAAGGTCAACAGACCTTTTCACTCATGACCAAAGATCAAGTGACCGGATCACTAACTACTGag TTCACCTACCTGGAGCCCAGCGAGGTGCGTAGCTGGCAGATGCCTACGCCAGCCCCTACTAAAAGAGTGGAGATGGACCGCACTGTGATGCCCTGTGGCACCGTTGTTACCACTGTCACTGCTGTGAGGAGCAAGCCAGGACGACCTTTAGCACCTG AATCCAAATCGCCTTCTAAAAACAAGCTAGCGGAGAGAAGGGTGTCAGAGCAGACGTCACTACTCGGAGCCAAAGTTAGCAAAGCCCTGTCATCATCAGATACAG AGTTATTGGTGTTAAATGGAACCGACCCTGTAGCCGAAGCTGCCATCAGACAGCTCCACGAGTCGGCAAAACAAAAGCTCAAATCACCTGTCAAAAAGAGCACCATCATCATCTCAGGAGTGACCAAG GCACCTCTGACACAGGATGAGGAGATGGCTCTGATGGCAGGATACGCAGCTGCGATGGACGCTTCAATGTCCGAAGCTTCTGAGGGCACCAGCAGCGAAGCGTTACCCTCAGAAACAGTGGAAGAACCCAGCGTTCTGGAACCCACAGAGTCTCTGGTGGGTGCGAATGGCACAGACCACGTGGAGGACTGGGAGAGCCAGGCTGGAGAGGACCCAGATGCGGATAAAACATCTCTGTGTATCTCTGAAACAGGTTCCAAAAAAGGAAAAG GCAGCTTCCTGCACAAGAGTGCCAAGCTATTCTTCAGACGGCGACATCAGCGAAAGGAGCCGGGgatgagccagtcccacaacgACCTGCAGTACTTGGAGCATCCCGAGGCGGCCATGATGGGCGACAGGGAAAAGAGGACGGCCACCTTCAGGCGTATCATCAACCGCAAGCTTCTGCCCAGGAGCAAAAGCAAAACCAACGGCACAGTGAGAGAACCTCCCACATGA
- the LOC131548498 gene encoding C2 domain-containing protein 2 isoform X1 gives MSSMEGVFSWVGDWQWLCMVTLFLASVVTLIIYLVLYFSNEPPVGKTPLSLVHSEEADGILCWVLSLKSWKSQWRRAWFRSLNEEACRSQSGIQLTFEEDGVQSSELAVDQISSFTKTPGQKNVLCQVVGNKLQFSLSALPSSMSSETPLRYSVKIAPLHLQLALQIKEVNEEVEISWGVLHLDSDLQLTPSFIQNAHDTLRVFQGDCDSLNEAAVNNRLRQVLSRAQASVTLSSRPAESAEVKEVRNKTSQVTSPPKPPRAHEWKLLVKNIRVTCKQEDGAAGGMNPQCILQLDDPPQKVTSSVLTNTSTPAWDQPFIFELSGRSKELNIQVVDNGKPLENGLLGQVSVPFDLVKKHPKGQQTFSLMTKDQVTGSLTTEFTYLEPSEVRSWQMPTPAPTKRVEMDRTVMPCGTVVTTVTAVRSKPGRPLAPESKSPSKNKLAERRVSEQTSLLGAKVSKALSSSDTELLVLNGTDPVAEAAIRQLHESAKQKLKSPVKKSTIIISGVTKAPLTQDEEMALMAGYAAAMDASMSEASEGTSSEALPSETVEEPSVLEPTESLVGANGTDHVEDWESQAGEDPDADKTSLCISETGSKKGKGSFLHKSAKLFFRRRHQRKEPGMSQSHNDLQYLEHPEAAMMGDREKRTATFRRIINRKLLPRSKSKTNGTVREPPT, from the exons ATGTCGTCTATGGAGGGTGTTTTCTCCTGGGTGGGTGACTGGCAGTGGCTCTGCATGGTCACTCTCTTTCTGGCCTCTGTTGTCACTTTGATTATATACTTGGTGCTGTATTTTTCCAACGAACCTCCTGTTGGGAAAACACCTCTCAGTCTTGTGCATTCTGAGGAAGCCGATGGGATCTTATGCTGGGTGCTGTCTCTGAAAAGCTGGAAGAGTCAGTGGAGAAGAGCCTGGTTCAGGAGCCTCAATGAAGAAGCTTGTAGATCACAG AGCGGGATTCAGCTGACATTTGAAGAAGATGGTGTTCAATCATCAGAACTGGCCGTGGACCAGATTTCAAGCTTTACGAAAACGCCCGGTCAAAAA AATGTCCTGTGTCAGGTGGTTGGAAACAAGCTGCAGTTTTCTCTCAGTGCTTTACCAAGCTCGATGTCTTCAGAAACCCCCCTGAGATACAGTGTGAAGATAGCTCCACTTCATCTGCAG CTGGCCTTACAGATAAAAGAGGTGAACGAGGAGGTGGAGATTTCCTGGGGGGTGCTTCACCTGGACTCAGATTTGCAGCTTACGCCAAGTTTTATACAG aatgCCCATGACACTCTGCGTGTGTTTCAGGGAGATTGTGACAGTCTAAATGAAGCCGCTGTGAACAACAGGCTGAGACAGGTCTTGAGTCGAGCTCAAGCATCTGTAACTCTGAGCAGCCGGCCTGCAGAGTCTGCAGAAGTCAAG GAAGTAAGGAACAAGACCTCGCAGGTGACCTCACCCCCAAAGCCCCCACGAGCTCATGAGTGGAAACTATTAGTGAAGAACATCCGGGTCACATGCAAACAGGAGGATGGTGCTGCAG GCGGCATGAATCCCCAGTGTATCCTTCAGTTGGATGATCCTCCTCAGAAGGTCACCAGTTCAGTCTTGACTAACACATCCACCCCAGCCTGGGACCAGCCCTTCATATT TGAGCTTAGCGGCCGGTCAAAAGAGCTGAACATCCAGGTTGTGGATAACGGCAAACCTCTGGAGA ATGGTTTGTTAGGGCAGGTATCTGTGCCTTTTGATCTAGTGAAGAAACACCCCAAAGGTCAACAGACCTTTTCACTCATGACCAAAGATCAAGTGACCGGATCACTAACTACTGag TTCACCTACCTGGAGCCCAGCGAGGTGCGTAGCTGGCAGATGCCTACGCCAGCCCCTACTAAAAGAGTGGAGATGGACCGCACTGTGATGCCCTGTGGCACCGTTGTTACCACTGTCACTGCTGTGAGGAGCAAGCCAGGACGACCTTTAGCACCTG AATCCAAATCGCCTTCTAAAAACAAGCTAGCGGAGAGAAGGGTGTCAGAGCAGACGTCACTACTCGGAGCCAAAGTTAGCAAAGCCCTGTCATCATCAGATACAG AGTTATTGGTGTTAAATGGAACCGACCCTGTAGCCGAAGCTGCCATCAGACAGCTCCACGAGTCGGCAAAACAAAAGCTCAAATCACCTGTCAAAAAGAGCACCATCATCATCTCAGGAGTGACCAAG GCACCTCTGACACAGGATGAGGAGATGGCTCTGATGGCAGGATACGCAGCTGCGATGGACGCTTCAATGTCCGAAGCTTCTGAGGGCACCAGCAGCGAAGCGTTACCCTCAGAAACAGTGGAAGAACCCAGCGTTCTGGAACCCACAGAGTCTCTGGTGGGTGCGAATGGCACAGACCACGTGGAGGACTGGGAGAGCCAGGCTGGAGAGGACCCAGATGCGGATAAAACATCTCTGTGTATCTCTGAAACAGGTTCCAAAAAAGGAAAAG GCAGCTTCCTGCACAAGAGTGCCAAGCTATTCTTCAGACGGCGACATCAGCGAAAGGAGCCGGGgatgagccagtcccacaacgACCTGCAGTACTTGGAGCATCCCGAGGCGGCCATGATGGGCGACAGGGAAAAGAGGACGGCCACCTTCAGGCGTATCATCAACCGCAAGCTTCTGCCCAGGAGCAAAAGCAAAACCAACGGCACAGTGAGAGAACCTCCCACATGA